From uncultured Fibrobacter sp., the proteins below share one genomic window:
- a CDS encoding glycosyl hydrolase family 8 yields MLFKKILAPMVAPLTLGAVIGLTACGDDSSNSNNANPVNPDPVINPDPSTTPTDPSTTPSTTPTDPTTTPTDPSTTPSTTPTDPTTTPTPTTAWVSPVPLASIANINYSTVLYQTWKPFHFVNMEDEALYYPELASEFDVVFPATYQPAGRVLWSAQTTGYYKNRCNDDDTTIPSLRYRACTVSEGVGYGMLLTMANGDTDAFVRLWNYSRAFREYNSTSTAKRYLTPWITYSFHFSEIDLSSATDADLDIATSLILMYYKTGQQAFLDDAKNIVNALWDAEVNKTSLLLYSGDTDVWNGGNGKEPVYNLSYFSPVALRLFAMVDPNHNWTGVLDAMYTYISKVQAAGTGVLPDWSNEAGVAANPDNGSADKTYWTFNKESVRIPWRIAWDYYWFQDPRALTVLTTLNNFISAKAGGDPNSKALAVQYSWDPAKNDATGNSAVPTQWLAAWCATGIGTNQAWLESCTGLVNGKSVTNNNSSYFTDILLGLYSSLLNGAFVKPFN; encoded by the coding sequence ATGCTGTTCAAAAAAATTTTAGCTCCTATGGTTGCACCCCTGACATTGGGTGCTGTAATTGGTCTTACTGCTTGTGGCGACGATTCGTCTAACAGCAACAATGCTAATCCGGTAAATCCTGATCCGGTAATCAATCCGGACCCGTCTACTACTCCGACTGATCCGTCGACCACTCCTTCGACGACTCCGACGGACCCGACGACGACTCCGACCGATCCTTCGACGACACCTTCGACCACCCCGACGGACCCGACGACTACTCCCACGCCTACGACGGCATGGGTGTCTCCGGTGCCTCTCGCATCGATCGCAAATATCAACTATAGCACGGTTCTTTACCAGACTTGGAAACCCTTCCATTTCGTGAACATGGAAGACGAAGCTCTCTATTATCCGGAATTGGCTTCGGAATTCGATGTGGTGTTCCCTGCTACCTACCAGCCGGCTGGTCGTGTCTTGTGGTCTGCCCAGACAACGGGCTACTATAAGAATCGCTGCAACGATGACGATACGACGATTCCTTCCTTGAGGTATCGTGCATGCACCGTGTCCGAAGGTGTGGGTTACGGCATGCTTCTTACCATGGCCAATGGCGATACCGATGCGTTCGTTCGCTTGTGGAACTATTCTAGGGCTTTCCGCGAATACAATTCTACGTCGACGGCTAAGAGGTATTTGACTCCGTGGATTACCTATAGCTTCCATTTTTCGGAAATTGACCTTTCTAGTGCAACCGATGCCGATCTCGATATCGCTACATCGCTTATCTTGATGTACTACAAGACTGGTCAGCAGGCCTTCCTTGACGATGCTAAGAACATCGTGAATGCTTTGTGGGATGCCGAAGTCAATAAGACGAGTCTGTTGCTCTACTCTGGCGATACGGATGTCTGGAACGGTGGCAACGGCAAGGAACCCGTTTACAACCTGAGCTATTTCTCTCCGGTGGCACTCCGCTTGTTTGCCATGGTTGACCCGAACCACAACTGGACTGGCGTGCTTGATGCAATGTATACTTACATTTCTAAGGTTCAGGCGGCCGGTACCGGTGTGCTCCCTGACTGGAGCAATGAAGCTGGTGTTGCTGCTAACCCGGACAATGGTTCTGCTGACAAGACTTACTGGACGTTCAACAAGGAATCTGTGCGTATTCCGTGGCGTATCGCTTGGGACTACTACTGGTTCCAGGATCCGAGAGCTTTGACGGTGCTTACCACTTTGAACAACTTTATTTCTGCTAAGGCTGGTGGAGACCCGAATTCGAAGGCTTTGGCTGTGCAGTACTCTTGGGATCCGGCCAAGAACGATGCGACGGGCAATTCCGCGGTTCCGACTCAGTGGCTTGCCGCATGGTGCGCAACGGGTATTGGCACCAACCAGGCCTGGCTTGAAAGTTGCACGGGTCTTGTGAATGGAAAGTCTGTTACGAATAACAACTCCAGCTACTTCACCGACATTTTGCTCGGTTTGTATAGCAGCTTGTTGAACGGCGCCTTTGTGAAGCCGTTTAATTAA
- a CDS encoding multidrug efflux SMR transporter, translating into MLNYVFLILAIVAEATGTTLLKMSEQFTKLVPSIGSLVCYVASLYLLSLCLRTIPIGIAYATWSALGIALITISGIFFFKQMPDLGAIVGLVLIISGVAVLNLFSKMDIH; encoded by the coding sequence ATGCTCAACTACGTATTCCTTATCCTTGCCATTGTCGCGGAGGCGACCGGCACCACGCTCCTCAAAATGTCGGAGCAGTTCACCAAACTCGTTCCGTCCATCGGCTCGCTCGTTTGCTACGTGGCATCGCTCTATCTGTTGAGCCTTTGCCTGCGCACCATTCCCATCGGCATTGCGTATGCCACCTGGTCGGCACTGGGCATCGCCCTCATTACAATAAGCGGCATCTTCTTTTTCAAGCAGATGCCGGATTTGGGAGCCATCGTGGGGCTCGTCCTGATTATTTCCGGCGTAGCCGTACTGAATCTATTTTCAAAGATGGATATTCACTAG
- a CDS encoding GNAT family N-acetyltransferase: MKIIRVTKESERAGAYYVRMAAMMRKYQISLDAEIDAHDGESCHYILALDDIYPVATCRWFEVREGVAEIGRVVVLPEYRGKHLGRAVVAEAEKWMREVGVKKVEISSRVNVADFYKKMGYHFNESGKAHHDTFECVFMEKVL; encoded by the coding sequence ATGAAAATTATTCGCGTTACAAAAGAAAGCGAACGTGCTGGCGCCTACTACGTGCGTATGGCTGCGATGATGCGCAAGTACCAGATTTCGCTGGATGCCGAAATCGATGCGCATGATGGCGAGAGCTGTCATTACATTTTGGCGCTGGATGATATTTACCCGGTTGCCACTTGCCGCTGGTTTGAAGTTCGCGAGGGCGTTGCCGAAATCGGACGCGTCGTGGTGCTACCGGAATATCGTGGCAAGCATTTAGGCCGGGCCGTCGTTGCCGAGGCCGAAAAGTGGATGCGCGAAGTTGGCGTCAAGAAAGTCGAAATTTCGAGTCGCGTGAATGTCGCGGACTTCTATAAAAAAATGGGCTACCACTTTAATGAAAGCGGTAAAGCCCATCATGACACATTCGAGTGCGTGTTTATGGAAAAGGTTCTCTGA
- a CDS encoding BatD family protein produces the protein MENDSLNENVVADSVQSAGVGDSVVAAPEIEMPTPEQLGISISAGPQGGMPAVTVGDTFEFPVTVSWGVQGSALLVVPAGTANAKGLTQVGMSQESARSVKDGKEVASITFTYKILAADTGNLHIPAMRFEVPTQMGQPLDLRSESVDVRVNEPFNPLPLAVGLIVAVCVLLAGLWRVKRRAAVREAAAAKNAAEDALRERMMVLKQRVNTADSREWLLELESICKEYVADKFGMAASAVNLDNLVKEGKLEGWETLVEEFAHARYGGGKRDGFENKETWKGAMTLMGISEED, from the coding sequence ATGGAAAACGATTCTTTGAATGAAAATGTGGTGGCGGATTCGGTGCAGTCTGCTGGCGTTGGCGATAGCGTTGTCGCGGCGCCGGAGATCGAAATGCCGACGCCGGAACAGCTCGGGATTTCGATTTCGGCGGGGCCGCAAGGTGGAATGCCCGCGGTGACCGTGGGCGACACGTTTGAATTCCCGGTGACTGTTTCTTGGGGCGTGCAAGGGAGTGCGCTTTTGGTGGTGCCGGCGGGCACGGCGAATGCGAAGGGCCTGACTCAAGTGGGCATGTCGCAGGAATCGGCGCGCTCTGTGAAAGATGGCAAGGAAGTTGCCTCGATTACGTTTACCTACAAGATTTTGGCTGCCGATACGGGCAACTTGCATATTCCGGCGATGCGGTTCGAGGTTCCGACGCAAATGGGGCAACCGCTCGATTTACGTAGCGAAAGCGTGGATGTGCGCGTGAATGAACCGTTTAACCCGCTTCCGCTTGCCGTTGGACTTATTGTGGCCGTTTGCGTGCTTTTGGCGGGCCTGTGGCGCGTAAAGCGCCGTGCTGCCGTGCGAGAGGCTGCTGCGGCTAAAAACGCTGCAGAAGATGCCTTGCGTGAACGCATGATGGTCCTCAAGCAGCGCGTGAATACGGCAGATAGCCGCGAATGGCTCTTGGAACTTGAAAGCATTTGCAAGGAATATGTGGCCGATAAATTCGGAATGGCCGCCTCCGCGGTCAATCTCGACAACCTCGTGAAAGAGGGTAAATTGGAAGGCTGGGAAACCCTTGTAGAAGAATTCGCACACGCCCGCTACGGCGGCGGCAAGCGCGATGGTTTCGAAAACAAGGAAACCTGGAAAGGTGCCATGACCCTTATGGGAATTTCTGAAGAAGACTAA
- a CDS encoding TfoX/Sxy family protein — MPSSEKFRDHVLEQFKGELRVTTRKMMGEYILYADGKIFGGIYDDRLLVKPVAAALAMLPGAKKQLPYDGAKPMLRVTNEQIEDSGLLVRLLDAMLPELPAPAKKKK; from the coding sequence ATGCCGAGTTCTGAAAAGTTTCGTGACCATGTTTTGGAGCAGTTCAAGGGCGAACTGCGCGTGACGACCCGCAAAATGATGGGCGAGTACATCTTGTACGCTGACGGGAAAATCTTCGGTGGAATTTACGATGATCGCTTGCTGGTAAAGCCTGTGGCTGCGGCTTTGGCAATGTTGCCGGGTGCAAAGAAACAGTTGCCTTACGATGGTGCAAAGCCTATGCTCCGCGTGACCAACGAGCAGATCGAAGACTCTGGCTTGCTGGTTCGTTTGCTTGATGCGATGTTGCCGGAGTTGCCTGCCCCCGCGAAGAAGAAAAAATAA